In Mycobacterium sp. Aquia_216, a genomic segment contains:
- a CDS encoding NmrA family NAD(P)-binding protein, with protein sequence MRRVLVTGASGATGLAAVRALHGVDVQVRALVHSDDSRSDPLRELGAEIVTGDLLDIDSVAAAVVDVDAAYFVYPVQPGLIDATAYFAQAAVEAGVTALVNMSQRPARREAVSHASLNHWIAEQVFNRAEVPVTHLRSNMFADWMLYAGQVDRIKNANVLALPFADARFSPITAEDQGRVIAAILSDPSPHAGRVYYLNGPEVVTVSDIAVALSDVLGRAISYCPMPIADFQSIVTDIPHLGPFFAQHIGAVADDLRNGVFEVTNTTVADITGVAPMSIRDFVRLHFDEFAPCQPVSEVS encoded by the coding sequence ATGAGACGCGTCTTGGTGACCGGCGCAAGCGGAGCAACCGGACTCGCCGCCGTGCGCGCACTGCACGGCGTGGACGTGCAGGTGCGCGCTCTAGTGCACAGCGACGATTCGCGCAGCGACCCGCTGCGTGAACTCGGCGCCGAGATCGTCACCGGCGATCTGCTTGACATCGACAGCGTGGCTGCGGCCGTGGTCGATGTCGACGCTGCCTACTTCGTCTACCCCGTGCAGCCTGGACTCATCGACGCCACCGCCTACTTCGCGCAGGCCGCTGTCGAGGCCGGCGTGACCGCCCTCGTAAACATGTCGCAGCGCCCGGCCCGTCGAGAGGCCGTAAGTCATGCCTCACTGAATCATTGGATCGCAGAACAGGTTTTCAATCGTGCTGAGGTCCCAGTCACCCATCTTCGTTCGAACATGTTCGCCGACTGGATGCTCTACGCGGGCCAGGTCGATCGCATTAAAAACGCCAACGTGTTGGCGTTGCCGTTCGCGGACGCTCGGTTCTCGCCGATCACCGCCGAGGATCAGGGCCGCGTCATCGCCGCCATTCTCAGCGATCCCAGTCCGCACGCGGGGCGGGTCTACTATCTCAACGGCCCAGAAGTTGTGACCGTCAGTGACATCGCTGTTGCCCTGAGCGACGTCCTGGGGCGGGCCATCTCGTACTGCCCGATGCCGATCGCCGACTTCCAGTCGATCGTCACCGACATTCCCCATCTTGGTCCGTTCTTCGCTCAACACATTGGCGCGGTGGCCGATGACTTGCGCAACGGCGTCTTCGAGGTGACGAACACGACCGTGGCGGACATTACCGGTGTTGCGCCGATGAGCATCCGTGACTTCGTCCGCCTCCATTTCGACGAGTTCGCACCATGCCAGCCGGTCAGCGAAGTGTCCTGA
- a CDS encoding MBL fold metallo-hydrolase has protein sequence MAVDPIALVSVDEIVVTTLVDNSFDALLNDSGVAHRTLFAEIPDVAGPQFVEGRTVPGLVAEHGFSALITTRRGETSHTVLFDTGVSPDGMATNIERLGLDVSEIEVVVLSHGHFDHAGGFPGLARLRGRAGLPLTVHPMVWSRRRIAVPGQRPWEMPTLSRSALQAEGLEVIERRQPSLLLDESVLITGEVDRTTDFEHGMPHHEAWRTTGWEPDPLILDEQALVVHLRGRGLVVLTGCGHAGAVNIVRHALRLTGVDKLHALVGGLHLSGPAFEPLIGPTVVALAAMAPDVLVPAHCTGWKAQHRLATALPGAFVPNAVGTSFRLTGSPI, from the coding sequence GTGGCAGTGGACCCCATCGCGCTGGTGTCAGTCGACGAGATTGTCGTTACTACGCTGGTGGACAATAGTTTCGACGCGCTGCTAAACGATAGTGGGGTGGCCCACCGCACCCTGTTTGCCGAGATCCCTGACGTAGCGGGCCCGCAGTTCGTCGAGGGCCGTACTGTGCCGGGGTTGGTGGCCGAGCACGGATTCTCCGCGCTGATCACCACTCGCCGCGGCGAGACATCGCACACGGTGCTCTTCGACACCGGGGTGTCCCCAGACGGGATGGCCACCAACATCGAGCGCCTCGGCCTGGACGTGTCGGAGATCGAGGTAGTCGTGCTCAGCCACGGCCACTTCGACCACGCCGGTGGCTTCCCGGGGCTGGCCCGGTTGCGGGGCCGCGCGGGGTTGCCGCTCACGGTGCATCCGATGGTATGGAGTCGGCGTCGCATCGCCGTCCCGGGCCAGCGCCCTTGGGAGATGCCCACTCTGAGCCGGTCGGCGTTGCAGGCCGAGGGCCTGGAGGTCATCGAACGGCGGCAACCCTCGCTATTGCTGGACGAGTCGGTGCTGATCACCGGGGAGGTCGACCGCACCACCGACTTCGAGCACGGCATGCCCCATCACGAGGCGTGGCGCACAACAGGCTGGGAGCCCGACCCGCTGATTCTCGACGAGCAGGCCCTGGTGGTACACCTGCGCGGCCGTGGCCTAGTCGTGCTCACCGGGTGCGGGCATGCGGGCGCGGTCAACATCGTCCGCCACGCGTTGCGCCTGACCGGTGTGGACAAGCTGCACGCGCTGGTCGGCGGACTTCACCTGAGTGGTCCTGCCTTCGAACCCCTTATCGGACCCACCGTCGTAGCGTTGGCCGCCATGGCACCTGATGTGCTGGTGCCCGCCCACTGCACCGGTTGGAAGGCCCAGCATCGGCTCGCCACGGCGCTGCCGGGCGCCTTCGTGCCCAACGCAGTTGGTACATCGTTCCGCCTCACCGGATCGCCAATCTAG
- a CDS encoding helix-turn-helix domain-containing protein has product MTAVVLDTRQIPAADRAEVVTQVIHDTLVAVNIAFTEATPVVAAGTIHELGDLKNFSVQSNALTVERTPAQARDDLRPCVFLGLQRSGASMVVQHGREATLRPGELVLWESTAPYTVFDPEGIRHHFFRIPIDRLALPHEVIRQLCAVTLSPGHPVADLAFTYFRRLSTRLDVFDRPGADGVSQPSIELVRALATTHVDATELGKDSMHATLQLRIVEYLRAHLREPDLSAARVAAEHHISVRQLYKVLAAVDVTLGDWIRSERLEGCRRDIAQLGEHTASIASVARRWGFADPSSFARMYRTAYGMSPREWRHLSRIEAG; this is encoded by the coding sequence GTGACGGCGGTCGTTCTGGATACGCGCCAAATACCGGCGGCCGATCGCGCAGAGGTCGTCACGCAGGTCATCCATGACACGTTGGTCGCAGTGAACATCGCGTTTACCGAGGCGACCCCTGTTGTAGCAGCGGGCACCATCCACGAGCTTGGTGACTTGAAGAACTTCTCGGTGCAGTCCAATGCACTCACGGTGGAGCGGACTCCGGCCCAAGCTCGCGATGATCTGAGACCCTGTGTGTTTCTGGGATTGCAGCGTTCGGGTGCCAGCATGGTCGTCCAACACGGCCGGGAGGCCACGCTGCGTCCTGGTGAACTCGTGCTGTGGGAGTCGACCGCTCCTTACACGGTGTTCGACCCCGAGGGGATCCGCCATCATTTTTTTCGTATCCCGATAGACCGGCTTGCGTTGCCGCACGAAGTGATTCGGCAGTTGTGCGCGGTCACGTTGAGTCCTGGACATCCGGTCGCCGACTTGGCTTTCACCTATTTTCGGCGCCTGTCCACGCGCCTCGATGTGTTTGATCGTCCGGGCGCTGATGGTGTCAGCCAGCCCAGCATTGAGCTCGTTCGGGCGTTGGCCACCACCCACGTCGATGCCACCGAGCTGGGTAAGGACTCCATGCACGCGACTTTGCAGCTTCGGATCGTCGAGTATCTGCGTGCTCATCTGCGGGAGCCGGATCTCAGCGCGGCTCGGGTCGCGGCCGAACACCACATCTCCGTGCGCCAGCTCTACAAGGTGCTGGCCGCGGTCGATGTAACGCTGGGTGACTGGATCCGCAGCGAGCGCCTCGAAGGCTGCCGGCGTGACATTGCCCAGCTCGGCGAGCACACCGCTTCTATCGCGTCGGTCGCCCGTCGCTGGGGATTCGCCGACCCGTCGAGCTTTGCCCGCATGTATAGGACGGCATACGGGATGTCACCTCGGGAATGGCGCCATCTTTCACGCATCGAAGCAGGTTGA
- a CDS encoding alpha/beta hydrolase encodes MVSPTKTHPVIFIHGLWIHSSAWQPWLELFAANGYAVSAPGWPGDAGTVEETRANPDAMNDIGIADIVDHYADIIGTPAINPIIVGHSFGGLFAQELLAAGRAAAAVAIDPAAIKGAKALPFAQLKSAFPVLGNPANCHRAVALSAKQFRYAFGNTLTDEESDALHAAWSIPGAGRPLFEEAGANFSRHSAATVDTHVADRGPLLLTSGTEDHVVPLKVTQQVVDLYAKGPSDTDFHVFEGRGHSLTIDNRWKEVADVALQWLTSKGF; translated from the coding sequence ATGGTATCTCCGACGAAAACCCATCCCGTGATCTTCATCCACGGTTTGTGGATCCACTCCAGCGCCTGGCAGCCGTGGCTGGAGCTGTTCGCCGCCAACGGCTATGCGGTATCTGCGCCTGGCTGGCCGGGTGACGCCGGTACCGTCGAAGAAACCCGCGCCAACCCCGACGCGATGAACGACATCGGGATCGCCGATATCGTGGACCACTACGCTGACATCATCGGCACACCGGCCATCAACCCCATCATCGTCGGCCACTCGTTCGGCGGACTGTTCGCTCAGGAACTTCTCGCTGCCGGCCGCGCAGCCGCCGCCGTCGCGATCGACCCCGCCGCCATCAAGGGGGCCAAGGCCCTGCCCTTTGCCCAATTGAAGTCGGCGTTCCCCGTGCTGGGCAATCCTGCCAACTGTCACCGGGCCGTTGCCCTGTCCGCCAAGCAGTTCCGGTACGCGTTCGGTAATACCCTGACCGACGAAGAATCGGATGCCCTGCACGCCGCCTGGTCGATACCCGGCGCGGGACGTCCACTATTCGAAGAAGCCGGGGCGAACTTCTCCCGTCACTCCGCGGCTACCGTCGACACCCATGTCGCCGACCGAGGCCCCCTGCTGCTGACCTCGGGCACCGAGGATCATGTGGTGCCCCTCAAGGTCACCCAACAAGTGGTTGATCTGTACGCGAAAGGCCCGTCCGACACCGACTTTCACGTCTTCGAAGGCCGCGGCCACTCGCTGACGATCGATAACCGGTGGAAAGAAGTCGCCGACGTGGCGCTTCAATGGCTCACCAGCAAGGGATTCTGA